The Astyanax mexicanus isolate ESR-SI-001 chromosome 24, AstMex3_surface, whole genome shotgun sequence genome has a segment encoding these proteins:
- the LOC125787586 gene encoding uncharacterized protein LOC125787586: protein MALIILLFLHLILGVYPQNVPQPFLSVSPAVITQNGSVMLDCGVDNEEYQCYFYPKGQNTNFEFSSSCQLSLTGSELMLWTGRRSGSPEPVNIVCFYSKKATAGPKPSDHSAPVAVVILDQKPTISVQYDFQGDEFIAVCEIRLSRSVIAEFSCQLYTGDLLFLKAESQKSGFEKLSCIFTASKNDLFSRLHSAKSREVSCDYSLKSDPSTRSPRSDKYDISDT from the exons ATGGCTCTGATCATTCTGCTCTTTCTCCATCTGATTCTGGGAGTTTATCCTCAGA ATGTTCCTCAGCCCTTTCTCTCAGTGTCTCCTGCAGTTATCACACAGAATGGTTCAGTAATGCTGGACTGTGGAGTTGATAATGAAGAGTATCAGTGTTATTTCTATCCAAAGGGTCAAAATACAAATTTTGAATTCTCCTCATCCTGTCAGCTCTCACTCACTGGATCTGAACTGATGTTGTGGACGGGACGACGCTCTGGTTCACCTGAACCGGTTAACATAGTTTGTTTCTACAGTAAGAAAGCAACAGCAGGTCCTAAACCTTCTGATCACTCTGCCCCAGTTGCTGTGGTGATTCTGG ATCAGAAACCAACAATAAGTGTTCAATATGATTTTCAAGGTGATGAGTTTATAGCTGTGTGTGAAATACGGCTGTCACGGTCAGTAATTGCTGAATTTAGCTGTCAGCTCTACACTGGAGACCTGCTGTTCCTGAAGGCTGAATCTCAGAAGTCTGGCTTTGAAAAGTTGAGCTGTATTTTTACAGCTTCTAAAAATGATCTTTTCAGTCGTCTACACTCAGCCAAGAGCAGAGAAGTGAGCTGTGATTATTCTCTAAAATCTGACCCGTCTACCCGCTCTCCAAGGAGTGACAAATACGATATATCAG ATACttaa